A region from the Cryptosporangium arvum DSM 44712 genome encodes:
- a CDS encoding carbohydrate ABC transporter permease: MATTITAPDEAPPDPGSPPRRKRRRTPALPYLLLIPAIVLELAVHVIPMLTGIWMSLKELTQFHIRDWSGAPFIGLDNYKVALDFNSATGKELLHSFWVTALCTILVVGLSYGLGLAAAVLLQRPFRGRALLRTLFLTPYALPVYAGVIIWSFLLQRDTGALNHILVDQLHVVDDRPFWLIGGNSFWSLVIVMVWRHWPFAFLCLMAGLQGIPQDLYEAAYMDGAGFWRRLRAVTLPMLGPVNQVLLLVLFLWTFNDFNTPYVLFGKAAPDQADLISIHIYESSFVTWNFGLGSAMSVALLLFLSVVSGIYLFLTRKARADA, encoded by the coding sequence ATGGCAACGACGATCACGGCGCCCGACGAGGCGCCCCCCGACCCCGGCTCACCACCCCGCCGCAAACGGCGCCGAACGCCGGCCCTCCCCTATTTACTGCTGATTCCGGCGATCGTGCTGGAGCTGGCGGTGCACGTGATCCCGATGCTCACCGGCATCTGGATGAGCCTGAAGGAGCTGACCCAGTTCCACATCCGGGACTGGAGCGGCGCACCGTTCATCGGTCTCGACAACTACAAGGTCGCGCTGGACTTCAACAGCGCCACCGGCAAGGAACTGCTGCACTCGTTCTGGGTGACGGCCCTCTGCACGATCCTGGTCGTCGGGCTGTCGTACGGACTCGGTCTGGCCGCCGCGGTGCTCCTGCAGCGCCCGTTCCGCGGCCGGGCGCTCCTCCGGACACTGTTCCTGACGCCCTACGCGCTGCCGGTCTACGCCGGGGTGATCATCTGGAGCTTCCTGCTGCAGCGGGACACCGGAGCGCTCAACCACATTCTCGTCGACCAGTTGCACGTCGTCGACGACCGGCCGTTCTGGCTGATCGGCGGCAACAGCTTCTGGTCGCTGGTGATCGTCATGGTCTGGCGGCACTGGCCGTTCGCGTTCCTCTGCCTGATGGCGGGGCTGCAGGGCATTCCGCAGGACCTCTACGAGGCCGCGTACATGGACGGTGCGGGCTTCTGGCGCCGGCTGCGCGCGGTGACGCTGCCGATGCTCGGCCCGGTCAACCAGGTGCTGCTCCTGGTGCTGTTCCTCTGGACCTTCAACGACTTCAACACCCCGTACGTCCTGTTCGGTAAGGCAGCTCCGGACCAGGCCGACCTGATCTCGATCCACATCTATGAGAGTTCGTTCGTGACCTGGAACTTCGGTCTCGGCTCGGCGATGTCGGTCGCGTTGCTGCTCTTCCTGAGCGTCGTCTCGGGGATCTACCTGTTCCTGACGAGGAAGGCGCGCGCCGATGCGTGA
- a CDS encoding MFS transporter: protein MSAEAPAVSRSVVVAWRNAVFAVFAINGFALATWMSRVPAVRDALGASTAEMGWVVFSIAAGSIVGLSSASHVLAWVGSRRTIAAAVVVGCVGLSVVGLGSTLSTHGVFVVVGLALLGCGMGMCDVAMNVEGAAAERELGRTVMPLFHAAFSGGTIAGAALGALAEWADVSTAVHFGAIAVASVAALGVSVRFLHLDAQGFAGAGDDAAHPGWRERLSMWADRRTLLIGLIVLGMAFAEGSANDWLALAMVDGHDVSNSTGAVVYGVFVTAMTVGRVAGVFFLDRYGRVPVLWTTTVLAAGGLLIVIFAPWAGLATAGVVLWGLGASLGFPVGMSAAADDSRTATARVSVVATIGYFAFLVGPPSIGFLGDGVGLLHALLLVFALIIVAGFATPAARERA from the coding sequence ATGTCTGCAGAAGCCCCCGCCGTCTCCCGGTCGGTCGTCGTCGCCTGGCGCAACGCGGTGTTCGCGGTGTTCGCGATCAACGGGTTCGCGCTGGCGACCTGGATGTCCCGGGTTCCCGCCGTCCGGGACGCCCTGGGCGCCTCGACCGCCGAGATGGGCTGGGTGGTCTTCAGCATCGCCGCCGGGTCGATCGTCGGGCTCTCCTCGGCCAGCCACGTGCTGGCCTGGGTCGGCTCGCGCCGGACGATCGCCGCCGCCGTCGTCGTGGGCTGCGTCGGTCTCTCGGTGGTGGGGCTCGGCTCGACGCTCTCCACGCACGGGGTGTTCGTCGTGGTCGGGCTGGCGCTGCTGGGCTGCGGCATGGGGATGTGCGACGTCGCCATGAACGTGGAGGGCGCGGCGGCCGAGCGCGAGCTCGGCCGCACGGTGATGCCGCTGTTCCACGCCGCGTTCAGCGGCGGCACGATCGCCGGTGCCGCCCTCGGTGCGCTGGCCGAGTGGGCCGACGTCTCCACCGCCGTGCACTTCGGCGCGATCGCGGTCGCGTCGGTGGCCGCGCTCGGCGTCTCGGTGCGGTTCCTTCATCTGGACGCCCAGGGCTTCGCCGGCGCCGGTGACGACGCCGCGCACCCGGGCTGGCGCGAGCGGCTGAGCATGTGGGCCGACCGGCGCACGCTGCTGATCGGGCTGATCGTGCTGGGCATGGCGTTCGCCGAGGGGTCGGCCAACGACTGGCTGGCGCTGGCCATGGTCGACGGTCACGACGTGAGCAACTCGACCGGCGCCGTCGTCTACGGCGTGTTCGTGACCGCGATGACCGTCGGCCGGGTCGCCGGCGTCTTCTTCCTCGACCGGTACGGACGGGTCCCGGTGCTGTGGACGACCACCGTGCTGGCCGCCGGTGGGTTGCTCATCGTGATCTTCGCCCCGTGGGCCGGCCTCGCGACGGCGGGCGTCGTGCTGTGGGGGCTCGGCGCCTCGCTCGGGTTCCCGGTCGGCATGTCGGCGGCCGCCGACGACAGCCGCACGGCGACGGCCCGGGTCAGCGTCGTCGCGACGATCGGTTACTTCGCGTTCCTGGTCGGGCCGCCCTCGATCGGTTTCCTGGGCGACGGCGTCGGCCTTCTCCACGCGCTGCTGCTGGTGTTCGCGCTGATCATCGTCGCCGGCTTCGCGACCCCGGCCGCCCGCGAGCGCGCCTGA
- a CDS encoding carbohydrate ABC transporter permease → MRETTAERWSRRIVLTLLTLFVLVPLYVMLSTAVKPLSDVRDAFTWLPKRLSFEAFVDMWDTVPLGQYLVNSLIVSTAAAVLSVAIAILAAYATSRWRFRGRGLFLASALSTQMFPGILFLLPLFLIYVNVGRATGIELYASRTGLVITYLTFSLPFSIWMLVGYFDAIPKELDEAAAVDGAGPMRILFRVLIPTAVPGILAVTVYAFMTAWGEVLFASVMTDETTRTVAVGLSGYSTQYDVYWNQIMAASLVVSVPVVAAFLFLQKYFVAGLTAGAVK, encoded by the coding sequence ATGCGTGAGACCACCGCCGAGCGCTGGTCGCGCCGGATCGTCCTGACGCTGCTCACGCTGTTCGTGCTCGTCCCGCTCTACGTCATGCTGTCGACGGCGGTCAAGCCGCTCAGCGACGTCCGGGACGCGTTCACGTGGCTGCCGAAGCGGCTGTCGTTCGAAGCGTTCGTCGACATGTGGGACACCGTTCCGCTCGGGCAGTACCTGGTCAACAGCCTGATCGTGTCGACCGCGGCGGCGGTGCTCTCGGTCGCGATCGCGATCCTCGCCGCCTACGCGACGAGCCGTTGGCGCTTCCGCGGCCGCGGGTTGTTCCTCGCCAGCGCGCTGTCCACCCAGATGTTCCCGGGCATCCTGTTCCTGCTGCCGCTGTTCCTGATCTACGTCAACGTCGGCCGGGCCACCGGAATCGAGCTCTACGCGAGCCGGACCGGTCTGGTCATCACCTATCTGACGTTCTCGTTGCCGTTCTCGATCTGGATGCTCGTCGGCTATTTCGACGCGATTCCCAAGGAACTGGACGAGGCCGCAGCGGTGGACGGCGCCGGACCGATGCGCATTTTGTTCCGGGTCCTGATCCCGACGGCCGTGCCGGGCATTCTCGCGGTCACGGTCTACGCGTTCATGACCGCCTGGGGTGAAGTGCTGTTCGCCTCGGTCATGACCGACGAGACGACACGCACGGTCGCGGTCGGCCTGTCCGGCTATTCGACGCAGTACGACGTCTATTGGAACCAGATCATGGCGGCGTCGCTCGTCGTCAGCGTTCCGGTCGTCGCGGCATTCCTGTTCCTGCAGAAGTACTTCGTGGCGGGTCTGACCGCCGGCGCGGTTAAGTGA
- a CDS encoding serine hydrolase domain-containing protein: MTNAVVEVEPLAVGLDPGRLSRLDRHFARYVDDGRLPGWSVLVSRHGQVAHTSSYGLRDVEAGRPVTDDTLFRIYSMTKPITSVAALMLYEEGAFELTDPVSRYLPAFAEQRVLVGGTAAKPVTVPAIEPVRIWHLLTHTAGLTYGFHHVDVLDEIYRANGFEWGTPRGLDLAACVDAWAGLPLAFQPGSEWNYSVATDVLGRLVEVVSGQTLDTFFADRILGPLGMTDTAFSVPEPEADRLAALYTPSPAGGLVRSDAMGRAVLTPPRFLSGGGGLVSTRHDYHRFAQMLLRRGELDGVRLLGDRTVRFLGANHLPGGVDLEQFGRPLFAETPFRGVGFGLGVSVLLDPVVTRTLGSAGEFGWGGAASTAFWVDPAEDLVVVFLTQLLPSSTYPIRSQLRQLVYSALVDR, encoded by the coding sequence ATGACGAACGCTGTAGTCGAGGTCGAGCCGCTCGCGGTCGGGTTGGACCCCGGCCGCCTCTCCCGGCTCGACCGGCACTTCGCCCGCTACGTCGACGACGGGCGGCTGCCGGGCTGGTCGGTACTGGTCAGCCGCCACGGGCAGGTCGCGCACACGAGCAGCTACGGGCTCCGCGACGTCGAGGCCGGGCGGCCGGTCACCGACGACACGCTGTTCCGCATCTACTCGATGACCAAGCCGATCACGTCGGTGGCGGCGCTGATGCTCTACGAGGAGGGCGCGTTCGAGCTGACCGACCCGGTCAGCCGGTACCTCCCGGCGTTCGCGGAGCAGCGCGTCCTCGTCGGCGGTACCGCCGCGAAACCGGTCACGGTGCCGGCGATCGAGCCGGTGCGGATCTGGCACCTGCTCACCCACACCGCCGGGCTCACCTACGGCTTCCACCACGTCGACGTGCTCGACGAGATCTACCGCGCGAACGGTTTCGAGTGGGGCACGCCGCGAGGGCTCGACCTGGCCGCGTGCGTCGACGCGTGGGCCGGGCTCCCGCTGGCGTTCCAGCCCGGGAGCGAGTGGAACTACTCGGTGGCCACCGACGTCCTCGGGCGTCTGGTCGAAGTGGTGTCGGGGCAGACGCTCGACACGTTCTTCGCCGACCGCATCCTCGGTCCGCTCGGCATGACCGACACCGCGTTCTCCGTGCCCGAACCCGAGGCCGACCGCCTGGCCGCGCTCTACACGCCGTCCCCGGCCGGTGGGCTGGTACGCAGCGACGCGATGGGGCGGGCGGTGCTCACGCCGCCGCGCTTCCTCTCCGGCGGCGGCGGCCTCGTCTCGACCCGGCACGACTACCACCGGTTCGCGCAGATGCTGCTCCGGCGGGGCGAGCTCGACGGCGTCCGCCTGCTCGGCGACCGCACGGTCCGCTTCCTGGGCGCCAACCACCTACCCGGGGGCGTCGACCTCGAGCAGTTCGGCCGGCCGCTCTTCGCCGAGACCCCGTTCCGCGGCGTCGGGTTCGGGCTCGGCGTCTCGGTGCTCCTCGACCCGGTCGTGACGCGCACGCTCGGCAGCGCAGGCGAGTTCGGCTGGGGCGGCGCGGCCAGCACCGCGTTCTGGGTCGACCCGGCCGAGGACCTGGTCGTCGTGTTCCTCACCCAGCTGCTGCCGTCGAGCACCTACCCGATCCGCAGCCAGCTGCGCCAGCTCGTCTACTCGGCGCTCGTCGACCGGTAG
- a CDS encoding GH1 family beta-glucosidase yields MHHLPQDFVWGVATAAYQIEGAVDVDGRSPSIWDTFGRVPGAIANGDTGDVACDHYHRWPEDLGLIRELGVDAYRFSVAWPRVIPTGTGAVNAKGLAFYDRLVDELLAAGIRPFVTLYHWDLPQVLQDKGGWPARHTAEAFADYAAVVAGALGDRVTDWTTVNEPLCVAWIGHLEGTMAPGLRDLHRAIDASHHVLLGHGLATQAIRAAASARADVGIVLNPSPADAATDRPEDAAAAVRADGHTNRWWLDPLYGRGYPRDMVETYGYEPPVLDGDLETIATPTDYLGVNYYFRAVVADDPSGPAPYAKQVEVSGRHTAMGWEVNPGGLARILTRIAADYAPERIFVTEQGSAWPDVVEPDGSIADKDRIDYLEQHLEAINAAVDAGVPLAGYFVWSLLDNLEWAYGYDKRFGLVHVDYATQQRTMKASGRRYAEIVREHRAARG; encoded by the coding sequence GTGCACCACCTTCCCCAGGATTTCGTGTGGGGTGTCGCGACGGCGGCGTACCAGATCGAGGGGGCGGTCGACGTCGACGGCCGCTCGCCCTCGATCTGGGACACCTTCGGGCGCGTTCCGGGCGCGATCGCCAACGGTGACACCGGCGACGTGGCCTGCGACCACTACCACCGGTGGCCGGAGGACCTCGGGCTGATCCGCGAGCTCGGGGTCGACGCGTACCGGTTCTCGGTGGCCTGGCCGCGCGTGATCCCGACCGGCACCGGCGCGGTCAACGCGAAGGGCCTGGCGTTCTACGACCGGCTCGTCGACGAGTTGCTCGCCGCCGGGATCCGGCCGTTCGTCACGCTCTACCACTGGGACCTGCCGCAGGTGCTGCAGGACAAGGGCGGCTGGCCGGCCCGCCACACCGCGGAAGCGTTCGCGGACTACGCCGCGGTGGTCGCGGGCGCGCTCGGCGACCGGGTCACCGACTGGACCACGGTCAACGAGCCGCTCTGCGTCGCCTGGATCGGGCACCTCGAGGGCACGATGGCGCCCGGCCTGCGTGACCTGCACCGCGCCATCGACGCCTCGCACCACGTGCTGCTCGGGCACGGCCTGGCGACGCAGGCGATCCGCGCGGCGGCGAGCGCGCGCGCCGACGTCGGCATCGTGCTGAACCCGAGCCCGGCCGACGCCGCGACCGACCGACCGGAGGACGCCGCGGCCGCCGTGCGCGCCGACGGGCACACGAACCGCTGGTGGCTCGACCCGCTCTACGGGCGCGGGTACCCGCGGGACATGGTCGAGACGTACGGGTACGAGCCGCCGGTGCTCGACGGCGACCTCGAGACGATCGCGACGCCCACCGACTACCTCGGCGTGAACTACTACTTCCGGGCCGTGGTGGCCGACGATCCGTCCGGCCCGGCGCCCTACGCCAAGCAGGTCGAGGTGTCCGGCCGGCACACCGCGATGGGCTGGGAGGTCAATCCGGGCGGCCTGGCCCGGATCCTGACGCGCATCGCCGCCGACTACGCCCCCGAGCGGATCTTCGTCACCGAGCAGGGTTCGGCCTGGCCCGACGTCGTGGAGCCGGACGGGTCGATCGCCGACAAGGACCGCATCGACTACCTCGAACAACACCTCGAGGCCATCAACGCGGCGGTCGACGCCGGCGTGCCGCTCGCCGGCTACTTCGTCTGGTCGCTGCTGGACAACCTCGAGTGGGCCTACGGCTACGACAAGCGCTTCGGGCTGGTCCACGTCGACTACGCCACCCAGCAGCGCACGATGAAGGCCAGCGGGCGCCGCTACGCGGAGATCGTTCGGGAGCACCGGGCCGCACGGGGGTAA
- a CDS encoding histone-like nucleoid-structuring protein Lsr2, giving the protein MARKVQVLLVDDVDGSTADETVSFGLDGANYEIDLSTTNATAFRESLAKYVESARKAGRGGTGKTGRAAGPAKPSPSADRAQNQAIRDWAKRNGLQVSERGRIPAEIIEKYHAAA; this is encoded by the coding sequence ATGGCTCGCAAGGTGCAAGTTCTCCTCGTCGATGACGTCGACGGCAGCACTGCTGACGAAACCGTGTCGTTCGGTCTCGACGGCGCGAACTACGAAATCGATCTGTCCACGACGAACGCCACCGCGTTTCGGGAGTCCTTGGCGAAGTACGTGGAATCCGCCCGAAAGGCCGGTCGTGGTGGCACGGGTAAAACCGGCCGGGCCGCCGGCCCCGCAAAGCCGTCACCGAGTGCCGACCGCGCACAGAACCAGGCGATTCGCGACTGGGCCAAGCGAAACGGACTGCAAGTGAGTGAGCGCGGCCGGATCCCGGCCGAGATCATCGAGAAGTACCACGCCGCTGCCTGA
- a CDS encoding medium chain dehydrogenase/reductase family protein, translated as MMTEIVLPGIVEPDGLVVSRRPLPEPGPGQVRLGVEASGVSFAEQQMRRGKYYDQPPFPFVPGYDAVGTVHATGPGVDPALRGRRFAALIKVGGWASDAIVDEGDLVPVPDGVDAAAAETVVVNGVTAWQMLHRHAKVRPGGTILVHGANGGVGSTLVQLARHAGIRVLGTASARNHDAVRTLGAEPIDYRSDVPARVRELAPDGVDAVFDHIGGKSVRDSYRLLAKGGALIAYGTASTKNDPGNSQLPVLRLFARLAWWNVLPNGHHTMFYNIWTGRRSRAAFQARLREDLTQVLRLLADGAITAQVAARVPLAKASDALRLAESGTVTGKVVLVP; from the coding sequence ATGATGACTGAAATCGTCCTTCCCGGCATCGTCGAGCCGGACGGCCTCGTCGTGTCCCGGCGCCCGCTCCCCGAGCCGGGCCCGGGCCAGGTGCGCCTCGGCGTCGAAGCCAGCGGCGTCTCGTTCGCCGAGCAGCAGATGCGCCGCGGCAAGTACTACGACCAGCCGCCGTTCCCCTTCGTCCCGGGCTACGACGCGGTCGGCACCGTGCACGCGACCGGCCCCGGCGTCGACCCCGCGCTGCGTGGCCGGCGGTTCGCCGCCCTGATCAAGGTCGGCGGCTGGGCCAGCGACGCGATCGTCGACGAAGGCGACCTGGTCCCGGTGCCGGACGGGGTGGACGCGGCCGCCGCCGAGACCGTCGTCGTCAACGGCGTCACCGCCTGGCAGATGCTGCACCGGCACGCGAAGGTCCGCCCCGGCGGCACGATCCTCGTGCACGGCGCGAACGGCGGGGTCGGCTCGACGCTCGTGCAGCTGGCCCGGCACGCCGGGATCCGGGTGCTGGGCACGGCGTCGGCACGCAACCACGACGCGGTGCGCACGCTCGGCGCCGAGCCGATCGACTACCGCTCCGACGTCCCGGCCCGGGTCCGCGAACTCGCGCCGGACGGCGTCGACGCGGTGTTCGACCACATCGGCGGCAAGAGCGTGCGCGACTCCTACCGGCTGCTCGCGAAGGGTGGGGCGCTCATCGCGTACGGCACCGCCTCGACGAAGAACGACCCCGGCAACTCCCAGCTACCGGTCCTGCGGCTGTTCGCGCGGCTGGCCTGGTGGAACGTGCTGCCGAACGGGCACCACACGATGTTCTACAACATCTGGACCGGACGCCGGAGCCGCGCCGCGTTCCAGGCCCGGCTGCGCGAAGACCTCACCCAGGTCCTCCGCCTGCTCGCCGACGGTGCGATCACCGCCCAGGTCGCGGCCCGCGTCCCACTGGCCAAGGCGTCCGACGCCCTGCGCCTGGCCGAGTCCGGCACGGTCACCGGAAAAGTCGTCCTGGTGCCGTGA
- a CDS encoding LLM class F420-dependent oxidoreductase — protein MSTSAIRVGVQIQPQHADYQSIRRAAAEAEEIGADILFNWDHFYPLYGEPDGKHFECWSILAAWAEQTSRAEIGALVTCNSYRNPELLADMARTVDHISDGRLILGLGAGWFERDYDEYGYEFGTAGGRLADLAQALPRIESRLGRLNPAPTRDIPKLIGGGGEKKTLRLVAEHADIWHSFGDAPTIERKIGILRQHCADVGRDPAEIEISTAAEGKPADAGDTLYDLGVRLFTIGVGGPDYDLSALREWVAWRDERNG, from the coding sequence ATGAGCACCAGTGCCATTCGCGTCGGGGTGCAGATCCAGCCCCAGCACGCCGACTACCAGTCCATCCGCCGGGCCGCCGCCGAGGCGGAAGAGATCGGCGCCGACATCCTGTTCAACTGGGACCACTTCTATCCGCTCTACGGCGAGCCCGACGGCAAGCACTTCGAGTGCTGGTCGATCCTCGCCGCCTGGGCCGAGCAGACCTCGCGCGCCGAGATCGGCGCCCTGGTCACCTGCAACAGCTACCGCAACCCGGAGCTGCTCGCCGACATGGCGCGCACCGTCGACCACATCAGCGACGGCCGCCTGATCCTGGGCCTCGGAGCGGGCTGGTTCGAGCGGGACTACGACGAGTACGGCTACGAGTTCGGCACCGCGGGCGGGCGGCTGGCCGACCTCGCCCAGGCGCTGCCGCGGATCGAGTCGCGCCTCGGCCGGCTGAACCCGGCGCCCACCCGGGACATCCCGAAGCTGATCGGCGGTGGGGGCGAGAAGAAGACGCTGCGCCTGGTCGCCGAGCACGCCGACATCTGGCACAGCTTCGGCGACGCCCCGACGATCGAGCGCAAGATCGGCATCCTGCGTCAGCACTGCGCCGACGTGGGGCGCGACCCGGCCGAGATCGAGATCTCCACGGCCGCCGAGGGCAAGCCCGCCGACGCCGGCGACACCCTCTACGACCTGGGCGTCCGGCTCTTCACGATCGGGGTCGGCGGCCCCGATTACGACCTGTCCGCACTGCGCGAATGGGTGGCCTGGCGCGACGAGCGCAACGGCTGA
- a CDS encoding MFS transporter → MLKVGIRRPSRVTGDRRLLQATALVSTLDRFAMPPMLIAIARDLDAPLARIVQAASVYFLAYGLMQPVWGLISDRVGLVRTMRFALLIAGLATAVSALVAGPLSLALARGVAGGTFSAGIPAGLVYLGDTVPPADRQREITNLMSGSAIGTALGASGAGIVAQLASWRVTFLITSVFAFVLVLGLRWLTPPPRDRQGQRLGAALGQVARSRWALLVLLLAFGDGVVLLGVLTLLPAAVEAAGTGAALSGSVTAFYGLGMLVFARVAGSLSRRLGRWQLPSLGALAAFVGCALVAVTQTPVAAIVVALLLGLAWAWLHSTLQTWVTEVLPAVRATVVSLFAGALFTGSAVAALLASGPAGRGEYGSVFAVATVLIVPVGVAAGIGRARWRPPGGQESYRSTSAE, encoded by the coding sequence GTGCTCAAAGTCGGGATTCGGCGTCCGTCCCGCGTCACCGGGGATCGGCGTCTGCTGCAGGCCACCGCGCTGGTCAGCACGCTCGACCGGTTCGCGATGCCGCCGATGCTGATCGCGATCGCGCGTGATCTCGACGCGCCGCTCGCGCGGATCGTCCAGGCCGCGAGCGTCTACTTCCTGGCCTACGGGCTCATGCAGCCGGTGTGGGGGCTGATCTCCGACCGGGTCGGGCTGGTGCGCACGATGCGGTTCGCGCTGCTGATCGCCGGCCTGGCGACCGCGGTGTCCGCGCTGGTGGCCGGCCCGTTATCGCTCGCGCTGGCGCGGGGCGTCGCGGGCGGAACGTTCAGCGCCGGGATCCCCGCCGGGCTGGTGTACCTCGGTGACACCGTGCCGCCGGCCGACCGGCAGCGCGAGATCACCAACCTCATGTCGGGCAGCGCGATCGGTACGGCGCTGGGGGCCTCCGGGGCCGGCATCGTCGCTCAGCTCGCGAGCTGGCGGGTGACGTTCCTGATCACCTCGGTGTTCGCGTTCGTGCTGGTGCTCGGGTTGCGCTGGTTGACGCCGCCGCCGCGCGACCGGCAGGGCCAGCGGCTGGGCGCGGCCCTCGGGCAGGTCGCCCGGTCGCGGTGGGCGCTGCTGGTGCTGCTGCTGGCGTTCGGCGACGGCGTGGTGCTGCTCGGCGTCCTCACGTTGCTGCCGGCGGCGGTGGAGGCGGCCGGGACGGGGGCGGCCCTGTCGGGCTCGGTGACGGCGTTCTACGGGCTGGGCATGTTGGTGTTCGCGCGGGTGGCCGGAAGCCTGTCGCGGCGGCTCGGGCGGTGGCAGCTGCCGTCCCTCGGGGCGCTCGCCGCGTTCGTCGGCTGCGCCCTGGTCGCGGTGACGCAGACCCCGGTCGCCGCGATCGTGGTGGCGCTGCTGCTCGGGCTGGCCTGGGCGTGGCTGCACTCGACGCTGCAGACCTGGGTCACCGAGGTGCTGCCCGCGGTGCGGGCGACCGTGGTGTCGCTGTTCGCCGGGGCGCTGTTCACCGGGAGCGCGGTGGCGGCGCTGCTGGCCTCCGGGCCGGCCGGCCGGGGTGAGTACGGCTCGGTGTTCGCGGTGGCGACGGTGCTGATCGTGCCGGTGGGTGTGGCCGCCGGGATCGGGCGGGCGCGGTGGCGCCCGCCCGGCGGCCAGGAAAGCTACCGGTCGACGAGCGCCGAGTAG
- a CDS encoding TetR family transcriptional regulator encodes MDEPGGGGGRRRGRRPGSPNTREAVLAAARSAFATHGYGKATIRSIARDAGVDPSLVIQFFTSKEDLFRASLELIVGPPEDVAASVAAAEGTLGTRMATFYFGLWERSETRPALTAMALSAASEPEARNAIRQLMGRQFIGPIAEHIGAERAARRVPLAATQLLGMAFLRYVVPTDPMASMPVADVIQVVAPVIDRYLTGDLDAVLTAELRPFGAAGPG; translated from the coding sequence ATGGACGAGCCGGGCGGCGGGGGTGGCCGCCGGCGGGGGAGACGGCCGGGGTCGCCGAACACCCGGGAGGCCGTCCTGGCCGCGGCACGGTCGGCGTTCGCCACGCACGGCTACGGGAAAGCGACGATCCGCTCGATCGCCCGCGACGCCGGCGTGGACCCCTCGCTGGTCATTCAGTTCTTCACCAGCAAGGAAGATCTCTTCCGCGCCAGCCTCGAGCTGATCGTCGGCCCGCCCGAGGACGTCGCCGCGAGTGTCGCCGCGGCCGAGGGCACGCTCGGCACCCGGATGGCCACCTTCTACTTCGGTCTCTGGGAGCGCTCCGAGACCCGGCCCGCGCTCACCGCGATGGCGCTGAGCGCGGCGTCCGAGCCGGAAGCGCGCAACGCGATCCGGCAGTTGATGGGGCGCCAGTTCATCGGGCCGATCGCCGAGCACATCGGCGCGGAGCGCGCCGCGCGCCGAGTGCCGCTGGCCGCGACGCAGCTGCTCGGGATGGCGTTCCTGCGCTACGTGGTGCCGACCGACCCGATGGCGAGCATGCCGGTGGCGGACGTGATTCAGGTGGTCGCTCCGGTGATCGACCGTTACCTCACCGGCGACCTCGACGCGGTCCTCACCGCTGAGCTTCGCCCGTTCGGCGCCGCGGGGCCCGGGTGA
- a CDS encoding lysylphosphatidylglycerol synthase transmembrane domain-containing protein — MNGDTTSLASTRAEPGGARRMSVRRTVPIVVVAAILVVEAIVGWSSLTAAFDELHTPHWGWVTLAVVAELVSMGGYARMQRRLLRSAGTTVHLGRHVALAFAAHSLSVSLPGGPLFSTRYNFQQMRRYGASAAAASWCIALSGVLSSVALVLIGAAGALLAGSGGGLSTLMTYLVVGLALALAVRAMARHPQWLTTVAGAIESVAARVRHRPGGRSGRLVALVDELTSVRIRPFDLAVASYFALANWLLDALCLWLCCRAVGAPHITVVALVLAYCAGMAAASIPLVPGNLGVVDGALIVGLVAGGLVTSTAIAAVVLYRIVSLGFIITAGWIVWLLIRRRQRRDPLRGPATIP, encoded by the coding sequence ATGAACGGCGACACGACCTCCCTCGCCTCCACCCGGGCCGAACCGGGCGGTGCGCGGCGGATGTCGGTGCGGCGAACCGTGCCGATCGTGGTCGTCGCGGCGATCCTGGTGGTCGAGGCGATCGTCGGCTGGTCGTCGCTGACCGCCGCGTTCGACGAGCTGCACACCCCGCACTGGGGCTGGGTCACGCTCGCCGTCGTCGCCGAGCTCGTCTCGATGGGCGGTTACGCCCGGATGCAGCGCCGGCTGCTCCGCTCGGCCGGCACCACCGTGCACCTCGGGCGGCACGTCGCGCTGGCGTTCGCCGCACACTCGCTGTCGGTGAGCCTGCCCGGCGGGCCCCTGTTCTCGACCCGCTACAACTTCCAGCAGATGCGGCGGTACGGCGCTTCGGCCGCCGCGGCCTCCTGGTGCATCGCGCTCAGCGGCGTGCTCTCGAGCGTCGCGCTGGTGTTGATCGGCGCCGCGGGCGCGCTGCTGGCCGGGAGCGGTGGCGGCCTGTCCACGCTGATGACGTACCTGGTCGTCGGGCTGGCGCTGGCGCTGGCGGTCCGGGCGATGGCCCGGCACCCGCAGTGGCTGACGACGGTGGCCGGTGCGATCGAGTCCGTGGCCGCCCGGGTCCGGCACCGGCCGGGCGGCCGGAGCGGGCGTCTCGTCGCGCTCGTCGACGAACTCACCTCCGTGCGCATCCGGCCGTTCGACCTCGCGGTCGCGTCGTACTTCGCGCTGGCGAACTGGCTGCTCGACGCGCTCTGCCTGTGGCTGTGCTGCCGGGCGGTCGGGGCGCCGCACATCACCGTGGTCGCGCTGGTACTGGCCTACTGCGCCGGCATGGCGGCGGCCAGCATCCCGCTGGTACCGGGCAACCTCGGCGTCGTCGACGGCGCGCTCATCGTCGGTCTGGTCGCCGGAGGGCTGGTGACGAGCACGGCGATCGCGGCGGTCGTGCTCTACCGGATCGTCAGCCTCGGGTTCATCATCACGGCCGGGTGGATCGTGTGGCTGCTCATCCGCCGGCGCCAACGCCGCGATCCGCTGCGCGGGCCGGCCACGATCCCCTGA